The Flavobacterium praedii genome window below encodes:
- a CDS encoding HAD family hydrolase, with protein sequence MKFKGVIFDLDGTLVNSLEDIADAMNSVLQDLNYPTHSYDAYQYFIGSGLRNLVSKSLPTTHKDEKSIESCYRLMIEEYRDACTHKTTSYEGIIELLNYLISNNMKMGVFSNKSDELTKKITAALFPNYFDSAVGLTTESLKKPNPTEALVISKSMGLKPEEIIFVGDSGIDMQTATNANMFAVGVSWGYRPKEELIENGAKQVVNHPLDLIQIL encoded by the coding sequence ATGAAGTTTAAAGGAGTTATTTTTGACTTAGACGGAACATTAGTAAATTCATTGGAAGACATTGCAGATGCTATGAATAGCGTGCTTCAAGACCTCAACTACCCTACTCATAGTTATGATGCTTATCAATATTTCATTGGTAGTGGTTTACGTAATTTGGTTAGCAAATCACTACCAACAACACATAAGGATGAAAAAAGTATTGAGAGCTGTTACCGTTTAATGATTGAAGAATACCGTGATGCTTGTACTCATAAAACAACATCGTATGAAGGAATAATCGAATTATTGAATTATTTAATTTCGAATAATATGAAAATGGGCGTGTTCTCTAATAAATCGGACGAACTAACCAAGAAAATCACGGCTGCTTTGTTTCCTAACTATTTTGATTCTGCAGTGGGATTAACCACTGAATCACTCAAAAAACCCAATCCCACCGAAGCTTTGGTAATAAGCAAAAGCATGGGACTAAAACCAGAAGAAATAATTTTCGTAGGTGATTCTGGTATTGATATGCAAACGGCCACTAATGCCAATATGTTTGCAGTGGGCGTTTCTTGGGGCTATCGACCAAAAGAAGAATTGATTGAAAATGGTGCAAAACAAGTAGTAAATCATCCTTTGGATTTAATTCAGATTTTGTAA
- a CDS encoding nitroreductase family protein, translated as MNILELIQKRYTAKKYNADKEIPQEKIEDLKAILRLTPSSINIQPWKFTFVQNPEIKAKLASVSMHNEEKINQAKLLVVFSVVDDLDAFQKVVDKEFPQARKDWYNQIKANMPEADLKTWFSKQVYIALGVGLTASAALGLDSTAMEGIETDKYHDILQMSTYKPLFAMAVGYGSEDDFNRIEVTPKTRRSLENVIETI; from the coding sequence ATGAATATTTTAGAATTAATACAAAAAAGATATACCGCAAAGAAATACAACGCTGACAAAGAAATACCACAAGAAAAAATTGAGGATTTGAAAGCCATTTTGCGACTCACTCCTTCTTCAATAAATATCCAACCTTGGAAATTTACATTTGTCCAAAATCCAGAAATTAAAGCAAAATTAGCTTCCGTTTCCATGCACAATGAAGAAAAAATAAATCAAGCCAAACTATTAGTGGTGTTTAGTGTTGTGGATGATTTGGATGCTTTTCAAAAAGTGGTCGACAAGGAATTTCCACAAGCTAGAAAGGACTGGTACAATCAAATTAAAGCCAATATGCCAGAAGCTGATTTGAAGACATGGTTTTCCAAACAAGTATATATTGCATTGGGGGTTGGTTTGACGGCTAGTGCAGCACTTGGCCTTGATTCAACTGCGATGGAAGGTATAGAAACGGATAAATACCACGATATTCTCCAAATGTCAACATACAAACCACTTTTTGCAATGGCGGTAGGTTATGGTTCCGAAGATGATTTTAACCGAATCGAAGTAACACCAAAAACCAGAAGATCTCTAGAGAATGTAATTGAAACTATATAA
- a CDS encoding alginate export family protein: MKKLIKGCLLSIIISTYSFAQSNNPISIYEGTNIQSIHFVYENQPVDTTLYAAYTRVIEDTFAVSTQTQFNSFLTSYNISKINLLPFVEKASPLVTTSSQNAVELTINVKLIPVTDQDANKVNVAKDKNLFPVLYNTENVFVTLKSAASEMVYSNDNAWFSQPEQLTNGNPLAEKPVGDGYTAWLEGFASAGIYGIAKVIPKANIHLYGGVNYLVSFSAGNELFTDKSRIYGDVEEAFVGFVGGGRTNNDKAYKYNLCYGRKQFTLGDGWLIVNTSMNGYDRASLQLNPRWAGKELFTADIVYDKILLQGFSLRPNELDILDSKTTIKGINLQLKNKKNGILGLSYLNVSDSNFNYYMPDGTVHKRDGLQVYNARFFKSTGEGGGLFYKTEVGYQRNPNFDMKALAYYGELGWSFINSKGAPTVSYRYAYFSGDDANTASYNRWDQLYTGGNGEQWVQGSNMYKIVQNSNEISHRLQIVYKPLKKTQLVGQFWLFYAAEKNNIGGNPALSTLQSNFYGTEYNLTFKYFHSSNWYFHLNTAYTLPGGAIKDNVSDTKNWYCLSIFARYSF, from the coding sequence ATGAAGAAACTAATAAAAGGGTGCTTATTATCGATTATAATAAGTACCTATTCTTTTGCTCAGTCCAATAACCCGATATCAATCTACGAAGGTACAAACATACAATCCATACATTTTGTATATGAGAACCAACCTGTTGATACTACACTTTATGCTGCATATACAAGAGTAATTGAAGACACATTTGCCGTAAGTACACAAACACAATTTAATAGTTTCCTTACCTCTTATAACATCTCAAAAATTAACCTATTGCCTTTTGTCGAGAAAGCATCGCCTTTGGTGACAACCTCCTCCCAAAATGCAGTAGAGTTAACCATAAATGTTAAGTTGATTCCGGTTACAGACCAAGATGCCAACAAAGTAAATGTTGCCAAGGATAAAAATCTTTTTCCAGTACTTTATAATACCGAAAATGTATTTGTGACACTAAAATCTGCCGCCTCCGAAATGGTATATTCTAATGATAATGCGTGGTTTTCTCAACCCGAACAGCTGACGAACGGTAATCCATTAGCCGAAAAACCTGTGGGAGATGGCTATACTGCATGGCTCGAAGGGTTTGCCAGTGCCGGTATTTATGGAATTGCAAAAGTTATTCCAAAAGCAAACATCCATCTCTATGGTGGCGTAAATTATCTGGTGTCCTTCTCGGCAGGTAACGAACTTTTTACTGACAAATCAAGAATTTATGGTGATGTTGAAGAGGCTTTTGTGGGTTTTGTGGGTGGTGGCCGCACAAATAATGACAAAGCATATAAATACAACTTGTGTTATGGTCGTAAGCAATTTACTCTGGGTGATGGTTGGTTAATTGTTAATACTTCAATGAATGGATATGATCGGGCTTCTTTACAACTAAACCCGCGATGGGCAGGAAAAGAATTATTTACTGCAGATATTGTTTATGACAAAATACTACTGCAAGGTTTTAGCTTAAGACCAAATGAACTTGATATTTTGGATAGTAAAACAACAATAAAAGGAATAAACCTTCAATTGAAAAACAAAAAAAATGGAATCCTAGGCTTAAGTTATCTGAATGTTTCAGATTCAAATTTCAATTACTACATGCCTGATGGAACAGTGCATAAACGTGACGGACTTCAGGTTTACAATGCTCGCTTTTTCAAATCAACGGGAGAAGGTGGTGGCTTGTTTTACAAAACGGAGGTTGGTTATCAGCGTAATCCTAATTTTGATATGAAAGCTTTGGCCTATTATGGAGAGCTTGGTTGGAGTTTTATCAATTCTAAAGGTGCTCCTACAGTTAGTTATCGATATGCTTATTTTAGTGGTGATGATGCCAATACTGCTTCCTATAATCGTTGGGACCAACTCTATACAGGAGGAAATGGCGAGCAATGGGTACAAGGATCTAACATGTATAAGATTGTACAAAACAGTAATGAAATAAGCCACCGTTTGCAAATTGTTTATAAACCATTAAAAAAAACACAATTGGTAGGACAGTTTTGGCTTTTTTATGCGGCTGAAAAAAATAATATTGGAGGAAATCCGGCTTTATCTACACTTCAATCCAATTTTTACGGAACAGAGTACAATCTAACTTTTAAATATTTTCATTCCAGCAATTGGTACTTCCATTTGAATACAGCTTATACACTTCCAGGAGGAGCTATAAAAGATAATGTATCCGATACTAAAAACTGGTACTGCTTGTCTATTTTTGCGAGATATTCATTTTAA
- a CDS encoding SDR family NAD(P)-dependent oxidoreductase, with translation MKTLNSLVCAATVALFFAVSANAQNATKPQKRNVTRLDKDYFIPNRFKGKTIIITGGARGIGKWTAIRAVKEGANVVIMDWLQELGQQVSDSINKVNAKSGGKIVFVKGNIQIAADCDRMIQVAVEKFGKVDYACLNAGVMDGVFSGTEFEFNKEQRALMPASITDATDEYWDNTFKTNAAGTFKSLRSTLTQLLKQNNGGSVVLVGSIAGMTGLSGNPAYVASKHAVNGLTRNAAIDYAPYGIRVNSVNMAETQTPMVDRAGKFVKATVAAGEGFGMGAIKTMSLLKYCDSEHRGSYPWEQASNILYLLSDESSALTGTIMATDGGWTDF, from the coding sequence ATGAAAACACTAAACTCATTGGTTTGCGCAGCTACTGTAGCATTGTTTTTTGCGGTGTCAGCAAATGCTCAAAATGCAACAAAACCACAAAAACGAAATGTTACGCGTCTTGACAAAGACTATTTCATCCCTAACCGTTTTAAAGGAAAAACAATTATCATTACTGGTGGTGCCCGCGGAATTGGTAAATGGACTGCCATACGTGCGGTCAAAGAAGGAGCGAATGTAGTGATTATGGACTGGCTTCAAGAATTAGGACAACAAGTTTCTGACTCTATCAACAAAGTGAATGCAAAAAGTGGTGGAAAAATAGTTTTTGTGAAAGGAAACATTCAAATTGCGGCAGATTGTGATCGAATGATTCAAGTAGCCGTTGAAAAATTTGGTAAAGTAGATTATGCTTGTCTCAATGCCGGTGTCATGGATGGCGTATTTTCGGGTACTGAATTTGAATTCAACAAAGAACAAAGAGCACTCATGCCTGCCTCTATAACAGATGCAACCGATGAATACTGGGATAATACGTTCAAAACGAATGCCGCTGGTACTTTTAAATCTTTACGTTCTACCTTAACTCAATTACTGAAACAAAATAATGGAGGCTCTGTGGTGCTTGTAGGTTCTATTGCGGGTATGACTGGTTTATCTGGAAACCCTGCTTATGTTGCCAGCAAACACGCGGTAAATGGGTTAACACGCAATGCTGCCATTGATTATGCGCCTTATGGCATTAGAGTAAATTCTGTTAATATGGCAGAAACCCAAACACCAATGGTCGATCGTGCAGGGAAATTTGTAAAAGCTACAGTTGCTGCTGGTGAGGGATTTGGAATGGGAGCCATAAAAACGATGAGTCTTCTTAAATATTGCGACTCAGAACATAGAGGATCTTACCCTTGGGAACAAGCTTCAAATATTCTATACCTTCTCTCAGACGAATCTTCAGCTCTTACTGGAACCATAATGGCTACAGATGGAGGATGGACTGATTTTTAA
- a CDS encoding DNA cytosine methyltransferase: MDFRLGELFCGPGGIAIGARDAAFEHNGEIYSISHEWANDYEKDTCETYSKNICPENVGSVICEDVRKLDIDNLSQIDGLAFGFPCNDFSIVGEQKGFEGNYGPLYTYGIKALNKFQPSWFLAENVGGLRNSNDGNAFQTIIDELTATGYNVVANLYKFENYEVPQARHRIIIVGIRNDLGLTFKVPIIKNPKTITSREAIEIPSIPTNAPNNELTRQSENVIERLKHIKPGQNAFNATIPDHLKLNVKGAQISQIYKRLDPNKPAYTVTGSGGGGTHIYHWEENRALTNRERARLQTFPDDFVFCGSKESVRKQIGMAVPPKGVKLIFESILKTFARIPYDSVLPNIETRNRDLFGKMVMEPTEDYITN; this comes from the coding sequence ATGGATTTTAGATTAGGTGAGTTGTTTTGTGGGCCAGGTGGAATAGCTATTGGGGCTAGAGATGCAGCATTCGAGCATAATGGTGAAATATATTCGATTTCTCACGAATGGGCTAATGATTATGAAAAAGATACTTGTGAAACTTATTCTAAAAATATTTGTCCAGAAAACGTAGGCTCAGTAATATGTGAAGATGTTAGAAAACTTGATATAGATAATTTATCACAAATTGATGGTTTAGCTTTTGGTTTTCCTTGTAATGATTTTTCAATTGTTGGTGAACAAAAAGGCTTTGAAGGAAATTATGGACCACTTTATACTTATGGGATCAAAGCATTAAATAAATTCCAACCAAGTTGGTTTCTAGCTGAAAATGTTGGAGGATTGAGAAACTCAAATGATGGAAATGCTTTCCAGACCATTATTGATGAATTGACTGCCACAGGATATAATGTTGTTGCGAATCTTTATAAATTTGAAAATTATGAAGTACCGCAAGCAAGACATAGAATTATCATTGTTGGTATTAGAAATGATTTAGGATTAACTTTTAAAGTTCCTATAATAAAAAACCCTAAAACTATTACTTCTCGTGAAGCAATAGAAATACCTTCTATACCAACTAATGCTCCAAACAATGAACTCACAAGACAGTCAGAAAATGTAATTGAAAGATTAAAACATATAAAACCAGGTCAAAATGCTTTTAATGCAACAATACCCGACCATTTAAAATTGAATGTAAAAGGTGCTCAAATAAGCCAAATCTATAAACGATTAGATCCAAATAAGCCTGCTTATACAGTAACTGGAAGTGGAGGTGGAGGCACTCACATTTACCATTGGGAAGAAAATCGAGCTCTTACAAATCGTGAAAGAGCTAGACTGCAAACATTTCCTGATGATTTTGTGTTTTGTGGTTCTAAAGAAAGTGTCAGAAAACAAATCGGTATGGCGGTTCCACCCAAAGGAGTTAAATTAATTTTTGAATCTATTTTAAAAACTTTCGCTAGAATTCCTTATGATAGTGTTTTACCAAATATAGAAACAAGAAATAGAGATTTATTTGGTAAAATGGTTATGGAACCAACTGAAGATTATATAACAAATTAA
- a CDS encoding restriction endonuclease PLD domain-containing protein, translating into MIINNLYPTALINPKAIANKLYIVSGYASATFARRHIVELLAINNDFEINLIIGMPNSKSDHLAFVALHNEFGNNFKGYYYRNSAPVHCKVYSWYNDDEPCIGYTGSANYSQYGFFTHLQVNQLNHDDPIQIKSLFDDLLTRSTYIPNETIVLPLYHRTPHIGSVLPSKIQWEIANKRVRISFLDNKGILPKGSGLNWGQRLSKNTNKITGKITWSQREPNQAYLSLKQDSRKEGFLPEKAFTFSLITDDGHSFDCVVAQDGRKAIHSTKDNSEIGKYIRNRIGVSLGSPVTVEDLERYGRTDYTIEKIDDETFLLDFSV; encoded by the coding sequence ATGATAATAAATAATCTTTACCCAACAGCATTAATAAATCCTAAAGCCATTGCAAATAAACTGTATATTGTCAGTGGATATGCGTCTGCAACTTTTGCAAGGAGACATATAGTTGAGTTATTAGCTATAAACAATGATTTTGAAATCAATCTTATAATTGGTATGCCAAATTCTAAAAGTGATCATCTAGCATTTGTTGCACTTCATAATGAGTTTGGAAATAATTTTAAAGGATATTATTATAGGAATTCAGCTCCTGTGCACTGTAAAGTTTATTCTTGGTATAATGATGATGAACCTTGCATTGGTTATACTGGTTCTGCAAACTATAGTCAATATGGTTTTTTTACTCATTTACAAGTCAATCAACTAAATCATGATGATCCAATTCAAATCAAAAGTCTTTTTGATGATTTACTGACTAGAAGTACATATATTCCAAATGAAACAATTGTTTTACCTTTATATCATCGAACTCCTCACATAGGTAGCGTATTACCTAGTAAGATTCAATGGGAAATAGCTAACAAAAGGGTAAGAATTAGCTTCTTGGACAATAAAGGAATTCTACCAAAAGGATCTGGATTAAATTGGGGGCAACGACTCTCAAAAAATACTAATAAAATTACTGGTAAAATTACTTGGAGTCAGCGAGAGCCCAATCAAGCATATTTAAGTTTAAAACAAGACTCTAGAAAAGAAGGCTTCTTACCAGAAAAGGCATTTACTTTTTCTCTAATAACTGATGATGGTCACAGTTTTGACTGTGTTGTTGCTCAAGATGGTAGGAAAGCAATCCACTCTACAAAAGACAATAGTGAAATAGGAAAATATATCAGAAATAGAATTGGAGTGTCTTTAGGTTCTCCAGTAACTGTTGAAGATTTGGAAAGATATGGAAGGACAGATTATACCATTGAAAAAATAGATGATGAGACTTTTCTCCTAGATTTTTCAGTATAA
- a CDS encoding KilA-N domain-containing protein — MAKSKTINVKGTAITIIQKKASEFISLTDMLKAKDGDFFISDWLRNRNTVEFIGIWESIYNPNFNYGEFAIIKSQAGLNSYKLSVKDWVEKTNAIGLKATTGRYGGTYAHPDIAFEFGMWISPEFKIYLIKEFQRLKDDENDRLKLEWSFQRTLAKVNYHIHTDAIKQNLIPKELDKIKINFVYASEADLLNMALFGTTAKQWPEEHPDLEGNIRDTATIEQLVVLSNLESLNAVFIHQGQTQPERLIQLNTIAITQMKHWSTTNKSRI, encoded by the coding sequence ATGGCAAAAAGCAAAACAATAAATGTTAAAGGAACTGCAATTACAATTATTCAAAAAAAAGCTTCTGAATTTATATCCCTTACTGATATGTTGAAAGCAAAAGATGGTGATTTTTTTATTTCAGATTGGTTAAGAAATAGAAACACCGTTGAATTCATTGGCATTTGGGAAAGCATCTATAACCCTAATTTTAATTATGGCGAATTCGCCATAATTAAAAGTCAAGCAGGATTGAATAGTTATAAATTAAGTGTCAAAGATTGGGTTGAAAAAACCAATGCAATAGGATTGAAAGCAACTACTGGAAGATATGGAGGCACTTATGCACACCCCGATATTGCTTTTGAGTTTGGAATGTGGATTAGCCCTGAATTTAAAATATACCTCATCAAAGAATTCCAACGTTTAAAAGACGATGAAAATGACAGACTAAAATTAGAATGGAGTTTTCAACGTACACTGGCAAAAGTAAATTACCACATTCATACAGATGCTATAAAACAAAACCTCATTCCCAAGGAACTTGACAAAATCAAAATCAATTTTGTTTATGCCAGCGAAGCCGATTTACTCAATATGGCATTGTTTGGCACAACAGCAAAACAATGGCCTGAGGAACATCCCGATTTGGAAGGGAACATCAGGGATACTGCAACAATTGAACAATTGGTGGTGTTATCTAACTTAGAAAGTCTAAACGCCGTTTTCATACATCAAGGGCAAACACAACCCGAGCGATTAATTCAACTGAACACTATTGCAATCACTCAAATGAAGCATTGGTCAACAACAAACAAATCAAGAATTTAA
- the clpB gene encoding ATP-dependent chaperone ClpB → MNINKFTIKSQEAIQLSQQLVQSLGQQQIENEHIFKAIFEVDENVAPFILKKLNVNVPLFLQILDSTIQSFPKVSGGEIQLSRTANSALNEAEIIAKKMNDEYVSVEHLILAIFDSKSKVAQILKDQGVTGKGLKAAIEELRKGERVTSASAEETYNALNKYAKNLNELARSGKLDPVIGRDEEIRRVLQILTRRTKNNPMLVGEPGVGKTAIAEGLAHRIVDGDVPDNLKDKIVFSLDMGALIAGAKYKGEFEERLKSVVKEVIAAEGDIVLFIDEIHTLVGAGGGEGAMDAANILKPALARGELRAIGATTLDEYQKYFEKDKALERRFQKIIIEEPDTESAISILRGIKEKYETHHKVQIKDDAIIAAVTLSQRYITNRFLPDKAIDLMDEAASKLRMEINSKPEELDVLDRKIMQLEIEIEAIKREKDESKLKILGMDLANLKEERNEIYAKWKSEKEVVDNIQIVKTEIEDFKYEAERAEREGDYGKVAEIRYGKIKEAQERLAVFTKQLQENQSGTSLIKEEVTREDIAEVVAKWTGIPVMKMLQGEREKLLHLEEELHKRVVGQEEAIEAVSDAVRRSRAGLQDMKKPVGTFLFLGTTGVGKTELAKALAEYLFDDENAMTRIDMSEYQERHSVSRLVGAPPGYVGYDEGGQLTEAVRRKPYSVILLDEIEKAHPDTFNILLQVLDEGRLTDNKGRLADFKNTIIIMTSNMGSQIIQDKFENLKGSVEAATELAKVEVLGLLKQTVRPEFINRIDEIVMFTPLTTANITRIVGLQLNSVTKMLAQQGITMDATPEAIAHLSEKGYDPQFGARPVKRVIQREVLNQLSKEILAGKVHPDSIILLDAFDGELVFRNQSELVH, encoded by the coding sequence AGCAAATCGAGAACGAACACATTTTCAAAGCTATTTTTGAAGTAGATGAGAATGTGGCTCCGTTTATTTTGAAAAAACTAAACGTCAATGTGCCTTTGTTTTTACAAATTCTAGACAGTACCATCCAGAGTTTTCCGAAAGTATCCGGAGGTGAAATTCAGCTTTCCAGAACGGCTAATTCTGCATTGAATGAAGCCGAAATCATTGCAAAAAAAATGAATGACGAATACGTTTCTGTCGAACATTTGATTCTCGCTATTTTCGATTCGAAAAGCAAAGTGGCGCAAATCTTAAAAGACCAAGGCGTAACCGGAAAAGGACTAAAAGCAGCAATCGAAGAATTGCGCAAAGGCGAGCGAGTAACCTCTGCCTCTGCCGAAGAAACCTACAATGCTTTGAATAAATATGCCAAAAACTTAAACGAATTGGCTCGATCCGGAAAACTAGATCCTGTAATTGGCCGTGACGAAGAAATCCGTCGTGTATTGCAAATCCTTACCCGACGAACCAAAAACAATCCGATGCTGGTAGGTGAACCCGGAGTGGGTAAAACCGCCATTGCCGAAGGTCTCGCACACCGAATTGTAGATGGTGATGTACCCGACAATTTGAAAGACAAAATCGTATTCTCCTTAGATATGGGAGCTTTGATTGCGGGAGCCAAATACAAAGGAGAATTCGAAGAACGTTTAAAATCAGTAGTTAAAGAAGTCATCGCGGCCGAAGGAGACATCGTGTTGTTCATTGACGAAATTCACACGCTTGTAGGTGCAGGCGGTGGCGAAGGCGCTATGGATGCCGCCAATATCTTGAAACCAGCTTTGGCTCGTGGCGAATTGAGAGCTATCGGTGCAACGACTTTAGACGAATACCAAAAATATTTCGAAAAAGACAAAGCGCTCGAACGCCGTTTCCAAAAAATCATTATCGAAGAACCCGATACCGAAAGTGCGATTTCGATTCTAAGAGGAATCAAGGAAAAATACGAAACACACCATAAAGTACAAATCAAGGACGACGCCATTATTGCTGCCGTAACGCTATCACAACGTTACATCACCAATCGTTTCCTTCCGGACAAAGCCATCGATTTGATGGACGAAGCGGCTTCTAAACTGCGAATGGAAATTAACTCCAAACCAGAGGAATTGGATGTTTTGGATCGAAAAATAATGCAGTTGGAAATCGAAATTGAAGCCATCAAACGCGAAAAAGACGAAAGCAAACTCAAAATATTAGGAATGGATTTGGCCAATCTCAAAGAAGAACGAAATGAGATTTACGCCAAATGGAAATCTGAGAAAGAAGTCGTTGATAACATTCAAATCGTAAAAACCGAAATTGAAGACTTCAAATACGAAGCCGAACGTGCCGAGCGTGAGGGCGATTATGGTAAAGTAGCCGAAATTCGTTATGGAAAAATCAAAGAAGCCCAAGAGCGACTAGCCGTTTTTACCAAACAATTACAGGAAAACCAATCGGGAACTTCGTTGATTAAAGAAGAAGTAACCCGAGAGGACATTGCCGAAGTAGTGGCCAAATGGACTGGAATTCCCGTGATGAAAATGTTGCAAGGCGAGCGCGAAAAACTATTGCATCTGGAAGAAGAACTGCACAAACGTGTGGTTGGTCAGGAAGAAGCCATCGAAGCCGTGAGTGACGCCGTGCGCCGTAGTCGTGCCGGTTTGCAGGATATGAAAAAACCTGTCGGAACTTTCCTTTTCCTTGGAACAACAGGAGTGGGAAAAACCGAGTTGGCCAAAGCACTAGCCGAATACCTCTTTGACGATGAAAACGCGATGACACGAATCGATATGAGCGAGTACCAAGAACGCCACAGCGTAAGCCGATTGGTCGGTGCCCCTCCAGGATACGTGGGCTATGACGAAGGTGGACAATTGACCGAAGCCGTGCGTAGAAAACCGTATTCTGTGATTTTGTTGGATGAAATCGAAAAAGCCCATCCAGACACTTTCAATATTTTGTTACAAGTGCTTGATGAAGGGCGTTTGACCGACAACAAAGGACGTTTGGCCGATTTCAAGAACACAATTATCATCATGACTTCCAACATGGGAAGCCAAATCATACAGGATAAGTTTGAGAACCTGAAAGGAAGTGTCGAAGCCGCCACCGAACTCGCCAAAGTCGAGGTACTCGGATTATTGAAACAAACCGTGCGTCCCGAGTTCATCAACCGTATCGACGAAATCGTAATGTTCACGCCATTGACCACTGCCAATATTACTAGAATTGTAGGATTGCAATTGAATAGCGTTACCAAAATGCTTGCCCAACAAGGCATCACCATGGACGCAACACCCGAGGCCATCGCCCATCTTTCTGAGAAAGGCTATGATCCGCAATTTGGTGCAAGACCCGTAAAAAGAGTGATACAAAGAGAGGTGCTCAACCAGCTCTCCAAAGAAATCCTCGCTGGCAAAGTACATCCCGATAGCATCATCCTACTCGATGCTTTTGATGGCGAACTCGTTTTTAGAAATCAAAGTGAGTTGGTACACTAA